In Dromaius novaehollandiae isolate bDroNov1 chromosome 14, bDroNov1.hap1, whole genome shotgun sequence, a genomic segment contains:
- the LOC112992936 gene encoding cytochrome P450 3A9-like produces MNLLPSFSLETWGLLLAFLALLLLYGIWPFGLFKKLGIPGPRPLPFFGTCLEYRKGFLEFDNECFQKYGKVWGFYDGRQPVLAVTDPQIIKAVLVKECYTIFTNRRHTDLAGVLKYAVSLAEDEHWKRIRTVLSPTFTSGKLKEMFPIIKHYGEVLVRNVQKEVEKDTPTAMKEIFGSYSMDVVTSTSFGVNIDSMNNPKDPFVREMKKLVKFDFFDPLFILTFVCPFLNPLLAKMNVSFFPSDAVDFFMRSISKIKKDREKEIHKGRVDFLQMMIECQNSTTNGSNGVNHTYKALTDVEVLSQAFIFIFAGYEPTSNTLCYLAYELATHPDVQQKLLEEIDSVLPNKAPLTYEAVMQLEYLDMAVNETLRLFPLGGRLERTCKKSIEINGVTIPEGVVVVIPPYTLHRNPEHWPEPEEFRPERFSKENKEAIDPYTFLPFGAGPRNCIGMRFALLTLKVAITILLQHFTLRTCKETPIPLKLSSQGFLVPKEPILLKLVPRTDTTPAKA; encoded by the exons ATATGGGATCTGGCCATTTGGTTTGTTCAAGAAGTTAGGCATTCCCGGGCCAAGGCCTCTGCCTTTCTTTGGGACGTGCCTGGAATATCGCAAA GGTTTCTTGGAGTTTGACAATGAATGCTTCCAGAAATACGGGAAAGTCTGGGG GTTTTACGACGGCAGGCAGCCCGTGCTGGCCGTCACGGATCCCCAGATTATCAAAGCCGTGCTGGTCAAAGAGTGTTACACCATCTTCACCAACCGGAGG CACACAGATCTAGCAGGGGTGCTGAAGTACGCCGTCTCGCTAGCTGAAGACGAACACTGGAAAAGGATTCGTACCGTGCTCTCGCCAACCTTCACCAGTGGGAAACTGAAGGAG ATGTTTCCCATAATAAAGCACTATGGGGAAGTTTTGGTGAGAAATGTTCAGAAGGAAGTGGAAAAGGACACGCCTACAGCCATGAAGGA gATCTTTGGAAGCTACAGCATGGATGTTGTCACTAGCACTTCGTTTGGTGTGAACATTGATTCCATGAACAACCCCAAAGATCCCTTTGTCAGAGAGATGAAAAAGCTCGTCAAGTTCGACTTTTTTGACCCGCTCTTCATTCTGACAT ttgtttgtcCATTCCTTAATCCCCTTCTTGCCAAGATGAATGTAAGCTTTTTCCCCAGCGATGCTGTAGATTTCTTCATGAGGTCAATCTCCAAAATAAAGAAGGATCGTGAAAAGGAGATCCACAAG GGCCGAGTAGATTTTCTGCAGATGATGATTGAATGCCAGAACTCAACCACCAATGGCAGCAATGGAGTCAATCACACATATAAAG CCTTGACTGACGTGGAGGTTCTGTCACAAGCGTTTATTTTTATCTTCGCTGGGTATGAGCCCACCAGCAATACGCTTTGCTACCTTGCCTATGAACTGGCCACACACCCCGATGTACAGCAAAAACTGCTGGAGGAAATCGACTCCGTTTTGCCCAACAAG gccccactcACATACGAAGCCGTGATGCAACTGGAATACCTTGACATGGCGGTGAACGAAACCCTCCGGCTCTTCCCTCTTGGAGGACGACTTGAAAGAACCTGCAAGAAAAGCATAGAGATAAATGGCGTGACCATTCCAGAAGGGGTGGTGGTTGTGATCCCGCCCTACACCCTGCACCGCAACCCCGAGCACTGGCCAGAGCCAGAGGAGTTCAGACCAGAAAG GTTCAGTAAGGAAAACAAGGAGGCCATAGATCCATATACATTCCTGCCCTTCGGAGCGGGTCCCAGGAACTGCATTGGCATGAGGTTTGCTCTCCTGACTCTGAAAGTGGCCATCACCATCCTGCTGCAACATTTCACCCTCCGGACATGCAAGGAGACTCCG ATCCCTCTCAAGCTGAGTTCACAGGGATTCCTAGTACCCAAGGAACCTATTCTTCTGAAGTTAGTCCCTCGGACTGACACTACACCTGCCAAAGCATAA